The following coding sequences are from one Shewanella putrefaciens window:
- a CDS encoding putative quinol monooxygenase gives MSTSTDYRINQQQIACVASFLAKEGKTEALIAALASLIPDTRREAGCIRYELNVSRDEPRRVTFVEKFVDITAFDEHCAKDAIQHYFHQVMPELVESYHVETYHQIIA, from the coding sequence ATGTCGACTTCAACGGACTATAGAATCAATCAACAACAAATTGCCTGCGTGGCGAGTTTTCTGGCTAAAGAGGGCAAAACCGAAGCGCTAATCGCTGCGCTCGCGAGCCTTATTCCTGATACGCGCCGCGAAGCGGGTTGTATTCGTTACGAGCTCAATGTGAGCCGTGATGAGCCGCGCCGCGTGACGTTTGTAGAAAAGTTTGTCGATATTACCGCCTTCGATGAACACTGCGCTAAAGACGCGATTCAACATTATTTCCATCAAGTGATGCCCGAATTGGTTGAGTCATATCATGTAGAAACTTACCACCAAATTATTGCTTAG
- a CDS encoding thioredoxin family protein — MKRVSVLGDCDKCKKTEEMFKDISEEMAVDLIVKKDTDPQSLVKFKVTKTPAVVIDGELVHSGSVPSRADIEEWLRD, encoded by the coding sequence ATGAAACGGGTTAGCGTATTAGGTGATTGCGATAAGTGTAAAAAAACTGAGGAAATGTTCAAAGATATATCAGAGGAAATGGCCGTCGATCTGATCGTTAAAAAAGATACTGATCCACAGAGTTTAGTGAAATTTAAAGTAACAAAAACTCCCGCAGTCGTTATCGATGGGGAGCTAGTGCATAGCGGTTCAGTGCCGAGTAGAGCCGATATCGAAGAATGGCTGCGAGACTAA